In Maylandia zebra isolate NMK-2024a linkage group LG12, Mzebra_GT3a, whole genome shotgun sequence, a single genomic region encodes these proteins:
- the LOC101468166 gene encoding transcription factor BTF3, producing the protein MKESIMNQEKLAKLQAQVRIGGKGSARRKKKVVHRTATADDKKLQFSLKKLGVNNISGIEEVNMFTNHGTVIHFNNPKVQASLAANTFTITGHAENKQITEMLPGILNQLGADSLTSLRRLAENLPKPGDNKAPMVAAEEEDDEVPDLVENFDEASKDEAN; encoded by the exons ATGAAGGAGTCGATAATGAACCAGGAAAAGCTTGCCAAACTGCAGGCTCAGGTCCGCATAGGCGGCAAG GGGTCAGCTCGCAGAAAGAAGAAGGTGGTGCACAGAACGGCTACAGCAGATGATAAGAAGCTGCAGTTTTCCCTGAAGAAACTGGGAGTCAACAATATCTCTGGCATTGAAGAG GTGAATATGTTCACAAACCACGGGACAGTGATCCACTTTAATAACCCAAAGGTTCAGGCCTCCTTGGCTGCCAACACTTTTACAATCACAGGACACGCTGAGAACAAACAGATCACAGAGATGCTCCCGGGAATCCTAAACCAGCTGGGAGCTGACAGTCTCACCAGCCTCCGGAGATTAGCAGAGAATCTGCCTAAACCAG GAGACAACAAAGCTCCCATGGTTGCTGCtgaagaggaagatgatgaaGTTCCAG ATCTCGTTGAAAACTTTGATGAGGCTTCAAAGGATGAAGCAAACTAA
- the utp15 gene encoding U3 small nucleolar RNA-associated protein 15 homolog yields MASFKPTKIQVYPKLGEKVTQDTLYWKNYKAPVQIKEFGAVTSIDFSPVTPHNFAVTAFTRIHIYGPFSQEPVKSFTRFKDTAYCGRFRSDGQLLVAGCEDSVVRLFDVSGKVALRLFKGHTKAVHLTDFTSDRYQILTGSDDYTCRLWDIPNATELTTYTEHTDYIRCGVTSKLNRDLFITGSYDHTVKLFDARVEKSVITMDHGQPVESVLLYPSEGLLVSAGGRHVKVWDLLKGGQPLVSLKNHHKTVTSLALSSNGQRLLSASLDRHVKVYNTTNYKVVHNFDYAASILSLGLAPDDASIVVGMTNSILSIKHRKNQEDSKEIAGQQRRRPSYRVFVKGKNYVPKQDDYLVSKPVKEHLAKYDKQLQRFNVSKALDTALGTYIRFRKPEITVAVIKELDRRGTLKNALAGRDERGLSQLLNFIIGNLVDARFTPVLVTAAEMILDIYQSVIGQSPVVDRQLLRLQDLVKREIEFQKDLLEVLGMLDTMFASSLPRKEVPCSGIGRSNGLTQGEPSTSKPQLQVT; encoded by the exons ATGGCTTCATTTAAACCCACAAAAATTCAAGTTTATCCAAAACTTGGAGAGAAAGTCACTCAAGACACACTCTACTGGAAAAACTACAAG GCTCCAGTCCAGATAAAAGAATTTGGCGCAGTCACAAGCATAGACTTCTCCCCGGTGACTCCACATAATTTTGCTGTGACAGCATTCACAAGA ATCCACATTTATGGGCCATTTTCCCAGGAGCCTGTCAAGTCATTTACCCGTTTTAAGGATACAGCTTACTGTGGGAGGTTCAGGTCAGATGGTCAGCTCCTTGTGGCAGGATGTGAGGACTCTGTCGTGCGACTATTTGATGTTAGTGGCAAGGTGGCCCTCAGGCTGTTTAAAGGGCACACAAA agCAGTACATTTAACAGACTTCACCTCAGATCGTTACCAGATCCTCACAGGGTCGGATGACTATACTTGTCGACTTTGGGACATTCCAAATGCCACTGAGCTCACCACCTACACAGAACACACAGATTATATTCGCTGTGGTGTCACAAGCAAACTCAACAGAGATCTCTTCATAACTG GATCATATGACCacacagtgaaactgtttgatgcCAGAGTGGAAAAGAGTGTGATAACCATGGACCATGGCCAGCCAGTGGAGAGTGTCCTCCTCTATCCCTCTGAGGGACTTCTTGTGTCTGCAG gagGGCGCCATGTGAAGGTTTGGGATCTGCTAAAAGGAGGCCAGCCTCTGGTGTCACTGAAGAACCATCACAAAACTGTCACAAGTTTGGCTCTCAGCAGCAACGGACAGAGACTGCTGTCAGCTTCTCTTGACAG GCACGTGAAGGTGTACAACACAACAAACTACAAAGTGGTCCACAACTTTGACTATGCTGCTTCTATCCTCAGTCTGGGTTTGGCT ccgGATGATGCGTCCATTGTTGTGGGTATGACCAACAGTATTCTGAGTATCAAACACAGGAAAAACCAAGAAGATTCAAAGGAAATAGCTGGCCAACAGAGGCGCCGTCCATCGTATCGTGTCTTTGTGAAAGGGAAAAATTATGTCCCTAAACAG GATGATTATCTTGTCAGTAAGCCTGTCAAAGAACATTTGGCCAAATATGACAAGCAACTTCAAAGGTTTAACGTATCCAAGGCTTTGGATACAGCTCTGGGG aCATATATTAGATTCAGAAAGCCTGAGATCACCGTGGCTGTTATAAAGGAGCTGGATAGAAGAGGAACACTGAAGAATGCACTGGCAGGAAGGGATGAACGAGGGCTCTCTCAGTTACTCAACTTCATCATTGG GAACTTGGTTGATGCCAGATTTACTCCTGTCCTCGTAACAGCAGCCGAGATGATCCTGGACATCTATCAGTCAGTCATTGGCCAGTCACCCGTGGTGGACCGACAGCTGCTGCGGTTGCAGGACCTTGTGAAGAGAGAGATCGAGTTCCAGAAGGACCTTTTGGAGGTGTTGGGAATGTTGGACACAATGTTTGCTTCCTCCCTCCCAAGAAAGGAGGTGCCATGCTCTGGCATTGGCAGGTCGAATGGTCTGACTCAGGGAGAACCAAGCACCTCAAAACCACAGCTGCAGGTCACCTGA